One Panicum virgatum strain AP13 chromosome 9K, P.virgatum_v5, whole genome shotgun sequence genomic region harbors:
- the LOC120650324 gene encoding protein DETOXIFICATION 33-like, which translates to MGMGKAVLSKSWQESKLLWHIAFPAILTAVFQFSIGFVTVGFVGHIGSVELAAVTVVENVIEGFAYGALLGMGSALETLCGQAVGAGQVDMLGVYIQRSWIICGATALVLTPTYLFTGPILRALRQPADIAAVAGTYCRWVLPQLFAYAANFPLQKFFQSQSRVWVVTFISGAGLAVHVALNYVFVRRLGHGLLAAAVVGNVTWWLIIAAQMGYLLSGCFPEAWRGFSMLAFKNLAAFVKLSLASAVMLCLELWYYTAVLILVGFLKNAQLQIDVMSICINYQLWTLMVALGFNAAVSVRVSNELGANRPKAARFAVIMAVLTSGSIGAVFFAVFMAWRTGLPRFFSEDEDVLREAARLGYLLAGSIFLNSIQPVLSGVAIGAGWQALVAFVNIGSYYVVGIPLAALFGFKLKMDAMGIWVGMTLGTLLQTAILLFISYRTKWDKQAMRAEERVREWGGRSDALPSATQVAPAIEDPAGRLSNGFGDLQLQPQQRTG; encoded by the exons ATGGGGATGGGGAAGGCGGTGCTGAGCAAGAGCTGGCAGGAGTCGAAGCTGCTGTGGCACATCGCGTTCCCGGCCATCCTGACGGCCGTCTTCCAGTTCTCCATCGGCTTCGTCACCGTGGGCTTCGTGGGGCACATCGGCTccgtcgagctcgccgccgtcacCGTCGTCGAGAACGTCATCGAGGGCTTCGCCTACGGCGCCCTG CTCGGCATGGGCAGCGCGCTGGAGACGCTGTGCGGGCAGGCGGTGGGCGCCGGGCAGGTGGACATGCTGGGCGTCTACATCCAGCGCTCCTGGATCATCTGCGGCGCCACCGCGCTGGTCCTCACCCCGACGTACCTCTTCACGGGCCCCATCCTCCGCGCGCTCCGCCAGCCCGCCGacatcgccgccgtcgccggcaccTACTGCCGCTGGGTGCTCCCGCAGCTCTTCGCCTACGCCGCCAACTTCCCGCTCCAGAAGTTCTTCCAGTCGCAGAGCCGGGTGTGGGTCGTCACCTTCATCTCCGGCGCCGGGCTCGCCGTCCACGTCGCGCTCAACTACGTCTTCGTCAGGCGCCTGGGCCACGGCctactcgccgccgccgtcgtcgggaACGTCACCTGGTGGCTCATCATCGCCGCGCAGATGGGGTACCTCCTCTCCGGCTGCTTCCCGGAGGCGTGGCGGGGCTTCTCCATGCTCGCGTTCAAGAACCTCGCCGCCTTCGTCAAGCTGTCGCTCGCGTCCGCCGTCATGCTATG CTTAGAGCTCTGGTACTACACTGCGGTGCTCATCCTTGTGGGTTTCCTGAAGAACGCGCAGCTTCAGATTGACGTCATGTCCATTTG CATCAATTACCAGCTCTGGACCCTGATGGTTGCGCTGGGATTTAACGCAGCAGTCAG CGTGAGGGTGTCGAACGAGCTGGGCGCGAACCGGCCCAAGGCGGCCAGGTTCGCGGTGATCATGGCGGTGCTGACGTCGGGCTCCATCGGCGCCGTCTTCTTCGCCGTGTTCATGGCCTGGAGGACCGGGCTGCCGCGCTTCTTCAGCGAGGACGAAGACGTGCTGAGGGAGGCCGCCAGGCTGGGCTACCTCCTCGCCGGCTCCATCTTCCTCAACAGCATCCAGCCTGTGCTCTCGGGCGTGGCGATCGGGGCAGGGTGGCAGGCGCTCGTGGCGTTCGTCAACATCGGCAGCTACTACGTCGTCGGCATCCCGCTGGCCGCCCTCTTCGGGTTCAAGCTCAAGATGGATGCAATG GGGATTTGGGTGGGCATGACACTGGGCACTCTGCTCCAGACGGCCATACTCCTCTTCATTTCCTACAGAACCAAGTGGGATAAACAG GCAATGCGGGCCGAGGAGAGGGTAAGGGAGTGGGGAGGAAGGAGCGACGCCCTGCCGTCGGCGACGCAGGTTGCGCCGGCGATCGAAGACCCGGCCGGTCGGTTGTCAAATGGATTTGGAGACTTGCAGCTGCAACCGCAGCAAAGAACAGGGTAG
- the LOC120647746 gene encoding uncharacterized protein LOC120647746: MPYDDHARALKLLHALDLDVWGTKVEAIVESTNYETLTTDELFSKLKSKEIDIQFRKKLNNPTAGSSSNIPMALVSGSTNTNANLSSTPSFALSSLCHIADDELEVFDDDQLVLLTNKFKRVYENRRNRRRSEGCFNCGERGHFIADCPSKVKAPEHGNSYRRQEQSRDRKNKSDRRGRKKGQQKFTDKQIKKAAHVLFSSLGSFDSDASYNSSDSESEDEKPKKTNDGGLCFLADIKGGMCTMALNEGDAYDCSNDSSDNEVQNSAEEEIEELTKLVDKQNKILARLKADHDRISAELKTLKDATPAAVECEECSIHMVSISELQSKHAVLVDKFDCAKIELEELRSRSVLLGACATCPILQTELNVAKCHIVQLEKHTCPILPECLTCPTFVAEISILKKDNAALEEENTHLRTILGWCSVREPQIGMTIAQIKRGEHFGVGYDLKRTFGKKNAYGENNGPTPSEKSPPVSSEGFVVEPPKSVPKKQDGGEENIWIMDSGCSRHMTGDDRWFSSLTPASGNLDKFESRSSDGLFLGYALQGRAYRVLNLDTNRIEETCEVTFDETMPCFSSAFECAGDDEIGQNIFEDEVDGLDDDDDATEDPAVLELQLRGRQLLLEQHLDIFSVAIHLNK; the protein is encoded by the exons ATGCCGTATGATGATCATGCAAGGGCTCTCAAATTGTTGCATGCACTCGACTTGGATGTTTGGGGTACAAAAGTGGAAGCGATTGTTGAGTCTACTAATTATGAGACTCTTACAACTGATGAGCTTTTCAGTAAGCTTAAATCCAAAGAGATCGACATCCAATTTCGAAAAAAGCTTAACAATCCCACAGCTGGTTCTTCTTCAAATATTCCAATGGCTTTGGTTTCTGGGAGTACTAACACTAATGCTAATCTTTCATCTACTCCTAGTTTTGCTTTGTCCTCCTTGTGTCATATTGCAGATGATGAGTTGGAGGTATTTGATGATGATCAGCTTGTTTTGCTCACCAACAAGTTCAAGCGGGTATATGAAAACAGGCGAAATAGAAGGCGTTCAGAAGGATGCTTCAACTGTGGTGAGCGTGGACACTTCATTGCTGATtgtccaagcaaggtgaaggcacCGGAGCATGGCAACAGCTACAGGCGCCAGGAACAATCAAGGGACAGGAAGAACAAGAGTGATAGGCGTGGGAGAAAGAAGGGACAACAGAAGTTTActgacaagcaaatcaagaaggcAGCACATGTTCTCTTTTCTTCGCTGGGTAGCTTTGATTCAGATGCCTCCTACAACTCTAGTGATTCAGAGTCCGAAGATGAGAAGCCCAAAAAGACCAATGATGGAGGACTCTGTTTTCTTGCTGACATCAAGGGAGGCATGTGCACTATGGCTTTAAATGAGGGTGATGCATATGACTGCAGCAACGACTCTTCTGATAATGAGGTACAAAATTCTGCTGAAGAAGAAATTGAAGAGTTGACTAAACTTGttgataaacaaaataaaattctaGCAAGACTTAAGGCTGATCATGATAGAATATCTGCTGAATTAAAAACACTAAAAgatgctacacctgctgctgtaGAATGTGAGGAATGTTCTATTCATATGGTTTCTATTTCTGAATTGCAATCTAAGCATGCTGTtttagttgataaatttgattgtGCTAAGATTGAATTGGAAGAACTTCGCTCTCGTTCTGTTTTACTTGGTGCTTGTGCTACTTGTCCAATTTTGCAAACTGAGTTGAATGTTGCTAAATGCCATATTGTTCAGTTGGAGAAACACACTTGTCCTATTTTACCTGAGTGTTTGACTTGTCCTACTTTTGTTGCTGAAATTTCCATCTTAAAGAAGGACAATGCTGCTTTAGAAGAAGAAAACACTCATTTGAGAACAATCCTTGGTTGGTGTTCTGTGCGTGAGCCCCAGATTGGTATGACTATTGCACAAATTAAAAGGGGTGAACATTTTGGTGTTGGTTATGATTTGAAGCGTACTTTTGGTAAAAAGAATGCATATGGTGAGAACAATGGGCCTACTCCCAGTGAGAAGAGTCCACCGGTCTCATCTGAAGGTTTTGTGGTAGAACCTCCCAAGTCTGTTCCTAAAAAGCAG GATGGAGGCGAGGAGAACATATGGATAATGGACTCTGGTTGTTCGCGTCACATGACCGGAGATGatagatggttctccagcctcacccccgcGAGCG GAAATTTGGACAAATTTGAATCACGTTCTTCTGATGGGTTGTTCTTGGGGTATGCTTTGCAAGGGCGAGCTTACCGGGTTCTTAATCTTGATACTAATCGCATCGAGGAGACATGTGAGGTCACCTTCGACGAGACGATGCCTTGTTTCTCTTCTGCTTTtgagtgtgcaggtgatgatgagATTGGACAAAACATTTTTGAAGATGAGGTTGATGGActtgacgatgatgatgatgcaacaGAGGATCCAGCTGTGCTCGAG CTACAATTGAGGGGGAGGCAACTTCTGTTAGAACAGCACCTCGACatattcagcgtcgccatccacctcaacaaatga
- the LOC120650325 gene encoding protein DA1-related 1-like isoform X3 translates to MGWLSKIFKGSVNRVSRGHYNGNSHEGYSTQRTKSYGAHGNEDEDMDHAIALSLSEEDQRKGKAIDTEHHLDEDEQLAWALQENAGRTLDEDEQLARALQESMNDGPPRRNIPIEDVHSESAPASSLPPNVFPTSGLRVCAGCKTPIGHGRFLSCMDSVWHPQCFRCHACDRPISEYEFAVHEDHAYHRSCYKERFHPKCDVCNSFIPTNKNGLIEYRAHPFWMQKYCPSHENDGTPRCCSCERMEPKHSQYITLDDGRRLCLECLHTAIMDTNECQPLYIDIQEFYEGMNMKVEQQVPLLLVERQALNEAMEAEKMGHHLPETRGLCLSEEQIVRTILKRPIIGPGNKIIDMITGPYKLVRLCEVTAILILYGLPRLLTGSILAHEMMHAYLRLKGYRTLSPEVEEGICQVLAHLWLESEITSGSASMATTSAGSSSSSTSSSKKGAKTEFEKRLGEFFKHQIETDSSGAYGDGFRAGMRAVERYGLRSTLDHIKLTGSFPY, encoded by the exons ATGGGTTGGTTGAGTAAAATATTTAAAGGTTCAGTAAATAGAGTTTCAAGAGGACATTACAACGGGAACTCCCATGAAGGCTATTCCACCCAGCGCACTAAATCATAT ggtGCACATGGAAATGAGGACGAAGACATGGATCATGCTATTGCATTATCCTTATCAGAGGAAGACCAAAGGAAGGGAAAGGCCATTG ATACGGAGCACCACTTAGATGAAGATGAACAACTTGCATGGGCTCTGCAAGAAA ACGCTGGTCGCACTCTAGATGAAGACGAACAGCTTGCACGGGCTTTGCAAGAAAGTATGAACGATGGACCTCCTCGTCGGAATATTCCAATTGAAGATGTTCACTCAGAAAGTGCTCCAGCAAGTAGCTTGCCCCCAAATGTTTTCCCCACTAGTGGATTGAG GGTTTGTGCTGGATGCAAAACTCCAATTGGTCATGGACGGTTTCTCAGTTGTATGGACTCTGTTTGGCACCCCCAGTGCTTCAGGTGTCATGCTTGCGATAGACCAATATCAGAGTATGAG TTTGCTGTTCATGAAGACCATGCATACCACAGGTCCTGCTACAAGGAGCGTTTCCATCCTAAATGTGATGTTTGCAATAGCTTT ATTCCCACAAATAAAAATGGCCTCATTGAGTACCGGGCCCATCCTTTCTGGATGCAGAAGTATTGCCCTTCCCATGAAAATGATGGTACACCTAGGTGCTGCAGTTGTGAGCGAATGGAG CCAAAGCATAGTCAATATATAACATTAGATGATGGCCGAAGACTCTGCTTGGAGTGTCTGCATACTGCAATTATGGACACCAATGAGTGCCAGCCACTATACATTGATATTCAAGAATTCTACGAGGGTATGAACATGAAAGTAGAACAACAAGTTCCCTTGCTTTTGGTTGAGCGTCAAGCTTTAAATGAAGCTATGGAAGCAGAGAAAATG GGACACCACCTTCCTGAAACCAGAGGTCTCTGCCTATCTGAAGAACAGATTGTCAGAACT ATATTAAAAAGACCAATAATTGGACCAGGCAACAAAATCATAGATATGATCACAGGACCTTACAAACTCGTTCGGCTGTGTGAAGTGACTGCAATTCTTATACTGTACGGGTTGCCAAG GCTGCTAACTGGCTCAATTCTAGCTCATGAGATGATGCATGCCTACCTCCGACTTAAAG GATACCGAACCCTGAGTCCAGAGGTTGAAGAAGGCATCTGTCAGGTTCTAGCTCATCTGTGGCTTGAGTCAGAAATCACATCAGGTTCTGCTAGCATGGCAACCACTTCAGCAGGGTCATCATCCTCTTCAACATCCTCGTCAAAAAAAGGTGCAAAGACAGAATTTGAAAAGAGACTTGGCGAGTTTTTCAAGCACCAGATTGAGACAGATTCTTCCGGGGCCTACGGAGATGGGTTTCGAGCAGGCATGCGAGCCGTTGAGCGGTATGGCTTGAGAAGTACCCTTGATCATATCAAGCTGACGGGGTCTTTTCCGTACTGA
- the LOC120650325 gene encoding protein DA1-related 1-like isoform X1: MCMFPLNMNLNGLVFSTGRRLLTLQIINMGWLSKIFKGSVNRVSRGHYNGNSHEGYSTQRTKSYGAHGNEDEDMDHAIALSLSEEDQRKGKAIDTEHHLDEDEQLAWALQENAGRTLDEDEQLARALQESMNDGPPRRNIPIEDVHSESAPASSLPPNVFPTSGLRVCAGCKTPIGHGRFLSCMDSVWHPQCFRCHACDRPISEYEFAVHEDHAYHRSCYKERFHPKCDVCNSFIPTNKNGLIEYRAHPFWMQKYCPSHENDGTPRCCSCERMEPKHSQYITLDDGRRLCLECLHTAIMDTNECQPLYIDIQEFYEGMNMKVEQQVPLLLVERQALNEAMEAEKMGHHLPETRGLCLSEEQIVRTILKRPIIGPGNKIIDMITGPYKLVRLCEVTAILILYGLPRLLTGSILAHEMMHAYLRLKGYRTLSPEVEEGICQVLAHLWLESEITSGSASMATTSAGSSSSSTSSSKKGAKTEFEKRLGEFFKHQIETDSSGAYGDGFRAGMRAVERYGLRSTLDHIKLTGSFPY, encoded by the exons ATGTGCATGTTTCCTCTAAATATGAATCTCAATGGACTTGTTTTCAGTACAGGAAGAAGGCTCTTGACCCTCCAGATTATAAACATGGGTTGGTTGAGTAAAATATTTAAAGGTTCAGTAAATAGAGTTTCAAGAGGACATTACAACGGGAACTCCCATGAAGGCTATTCCACCCAGCGCACTAAATCATAT ggtGCACATGGAAATGAGGACGAAGACATGGATCATGCTATTGCATTATCCTTATCAGAGGAAGACCAAAGGAAGGGAAAGGCCATTG ATACGGAGCACCACTTAGATGAAGATGAACAACTTGCATGGGCTCTGCAAGAAA ACGCTGGTCGCACTCTAGATGAAGACGAACAGCTTGCACGGGCTTTGCAAGAAAGTATGAACGATGGACCTCCTCGTCGGAATATTCCAATTGAAGATGTTCACTCAGAAAGTGCTCCAGCAAGTAGCTTGCCCCCAAATGTTTTCCCCACTAGTGGATTGAG GGTTTGTGCTGGATGCAAAACTCCAATTGGTCATGGACGGTTTCTCAGTTGTATGGACTCTGTTTGGCACCCCCAGTGCTTCAGGTGTCATGCTTGCGATAGACCAATATCAGAGTATGAG TTTGCTGTTCATGAAGACCATGCATACCACAGGTCCTGCTACAAGGAGCGTTTCCATCCTAAATGTGATGTTTGCAATAGCTTT ATTCCCACAAATAAAAATGGCCTCATTGAGTACCGGGCCCATCCTTTCTGGATGCAGAAGTATTGCCCTTCCCATGAAAATGATGGTACACCTAGGTGCTGCAGTTGTGAGCGAATGGAG CCAAAGCATAGTCAATATATAACATTAGATGATGGCCGAAGACTCTGCTTGGAGTGTCTGCATACTGCAATTATGGACACCAATGAGTGCCAGCCACTATACATTGATATTCAAGAATTCTACGAGGGTATGAACATGAAAGTAGAACAACAAGTTCCCTTGCTTTTGGTTGAGCGTCAAGCTTTAAATGAAGCTATGGAAGCAGAGAAAATG GGACACCACCTTCCTGAAACCAGAGGTCTCTGCCTATCTGAAGAACAGATTGTCAGAACT ATATTAAAAAGACCAATAATTGGACCAGGCAACAAAATCATAGATATGATCACAGGACCTTACAAACTCGTTCGGCTGTGTGAAGTGACTGCAATTCTTATACTGTACGGGTTGCCAAG GCTGCTAACTGGCTCAATTCTAGCTCATGAGATGATGCATGCCTACCTCCGACTTAAAG GATACCGAACCCTGAGTCCAGAGGTTGAAGAAGGCATCTGTCAGGTTCTAGCTCATCTGTGGCTTGAGTCAGAAATCACATCAGGTTCTGCTAGCATGGCAACCACTTCAGCAGGGTCATCATCCTCTTCAACATCCTCGTCAAAAAAAGGTGCAAAGACAGAATTTGAAAAGAGACTTGGCGAGTTTTTCAAGCACCAGATTGAGACAGATTCTTCCGGGGCCTACGGAGATGGGTTTCGAGCAGGCATGCGAGCCGTTGAGCGGTATGGCTTGAGAAGTACCCTTGATCATATCAAGCTGACGGGGTCTTTTCCGTACTGA
- the LOC120650325 gene encoding protein DA1-related 1-like isoform X4 has product MKAIPPSALNHMVHMEMRTKTWIMLLHYPYQRKTKGRERPLVYTEHHLDEDEQLAWALQENAGRTLDEDEQLARALQESMNDGPPRRNIPIEDVHSESAPASSLPPNVFPTSGLRVCAGCKTPIGHGRFLSCMDSVWHPQCFRCHACDRPISEYEFAVHEDHAYHRSCYKERFHPKCDVCNSFIPTNKNGLIEYRAHPFWMQKYCPSHENDGTPRCCSCERMEPKHSQYITLDDGRRLCLECLHTAIMDTNECQPLYIDIQEFYEGMNMKVEQQVPLLLVERQALNEAMEAEKMGHHLPETRGLCLSEEQIVRTILKRPIIGPGNKIIDMITGPYKLVRLCEVTAILILYGLPRLLTGSILAHEMMHAYLRLKGYRTLSPEVEEGICQVLAHLWLESEITSGSASMATTSAGSSSSSTSSSKKGAKTEFEKRLGEFFKHQIETDSSGAYGDGFRAGMRAVERYGLRSTLDHIKLTGSFPY; this is encoded by the exons ATGAAGGCTATTCCACCCAGCGCACTAAATCATAT ggtGCACATGGAAATGAGGACGAAGACATGGATCATGCTATTGCATTATCCTTATCAGAGGAAGACCAAAGGAAGGGAAAGGCCATTGGTTT ATACGGAGCACCACTTAGATGAAGATGAACAACTTGCATGGGCTCTGCAAGAAA ACGCTGGTCGCACTCTAGATGAAGACGAACAGCTTGCACGGGCTTTGCAAGAAAGTATGAACGATGGACCTCCTCGTCGGAATATTCCAATTGAAGATGTTCACTCAGAAAGTGCTCCAGCAAGTAGCTTGCCCCCAAATGTTTTCCCCACTAGTGGATTGAG GGTTTGTGCTGGATGCAAAACTCCAATTGGTCATGGACGGTTTCTCAGTTGTATGGACTCTGTTTGGCACCCCCAGTGCTTCAGGTGTCATGCTTGCGATAGACCAATATCAGAGTATGAG TTTGCTGTTCATGAAGACCATGCATACCACAGGTCCTGCTACAAGGAGCGTTTCCATCCTAAATGTGATGTTTGCAATAGCTTT ATTCCCACAAATAAAAATGGCCTCATTGAGTACCGGGCCCATCCTTTCTGGATGCAGAAGTATTGCCCTTCCCATGAAAATGATGGTACACCTAGGTGCTGCAGTTGTGAGCGAATGGAG CCAAAGCATAGTCAATATATAACATTAGATGATGGCCGAAGACTCTGCTTGGAGTGTCTGCATACTGCAATTATGGACACCAATGAGTGCCAGCCACTATACATTGATATTCAAGAATTCTACGAGGGTATGAACATGAAAGTAGAACAACAAGTTCCCTTGCTTTTGGTTGAGCGTCAAGCTTTAAATGAAGCTATGGAAGCAGAGAAAATG GGACACCACCTTCCTGAAACCAGAGGTCTCTGCCTATCTGAAGAACAGATTGTCAGAACT ATATTAAAAAGACCAATAATTGGACCAGGCAACAAAATCATAGATATGATCACAGGACCTTACAAACTCGTTCGGCTGTGTGAAGTGACTGCAATTCTTATACTGTACGGGTTGCCAAG GCTGCTAACTGGCTCAATTCTAGCTCATGAGATGATGCATGCCTACCTCCGACTTAAAG GATACCGAACCCTGAGTCCAGAGGTTGAAGAAGGCATCTGTCAGGTTCTAGCTCATCTGTGGCTTGAGTCAGAAATCACATCAGGTTCTGCTAGCATGGCAACCACTTCAGCAGGGTCATCATCCTCTTCAACATCCTCGTCAAAAAAAGGTGCAAAGACAGAATTTGAAAAGAGACTTGGCGAGTTTTTCAAGCACCAGATTGAGACAGATTCTTCCGGGGCCTACGGAGATGGGTTTCGAGCAGGCATGCGAGCCGTTGAGCGGTATGGCTTGAGAAGTACCCTTGATCATATCAAGCTGACGGGGTCTTTTCCGTACTGA
- the LOC120650325 gene encoding protein DA1-related 1-like isoform X2 — protein MGQQLHKKSTITGRRLLTLQIINMGWLSKIFKGSVNRVSRGHYNGNSHEGYSTQRTKSYGAHGNEDEDMDHAIALSLSEEDQRKGKAIDTEHHLDEDEQLAWALQENAGRTLDEDEQLARALQESMNDGPPRRNIPIEDVHSESAPASSLPPNVFPTSGLRVCAGCKTPIGHGRFLSCMDSVWHPQCFRCHACDRPISEYEFAVHEDHAYHRSCYKERFHPKCDVCNSFIPTNKNGLIEYRAHPFWMQKYCPSHENDGTPRCCSCERMEPKHSQYITLDDGRRLCLECLHTAIMDTNECQPLYIDIQEFYEGMNMKVEQQVPLLLVERQALNEAMEAEKMGHHLPETRGLCLSEEQIVRTILKRPIIGPGNKIIDMITGPYKLVRLCEVTAILILYGLPRLLTGSILAHEMMHAYLRLKGYRTLSPEVEEGICQVLAHLWLESEITSGSASMATTSAGSSSSSTSSSKKGAKTEFEKRLGEFFKHQIETDSSGAYGDGFRAGMRAVERYGLRSTLDHIKLTGSFPY, from the exons ATGGGTCAACAGCTGCATAAGAAATCTACAAT TACAGGAAGAAGGCTCTTGACCCTCCAGATTATAAACATGGGTTGGTTGAGTAAAATATTTAAAGGTTCAGTAAATAGAGTTTCAAGAGGACATTACAACGGGAACTCCCATGAAGGCTATTCCACCCAGCGCACTAAATCATAT ggtGCACATGGAAATGAGGACGAAGACATGGATCATGCTATTGCATTATCCTTATCAGAGGAAGACCAAAGGAAGGGAAAGGCCATTG ATACGGAGCACCACTTAGATGAAGATGAACAACTTGCATGGGCTCTGCAAGAAA ACGCTGGTCGCACTCTAGATGAAGACGAACAGCTTGCACGGGCTTTGCAAGAAAGTATGAACGATGGACCTCCTCGTCGGAATATTCCAATTGAAGATGTTCACTCAGAAAGTGCTCCAGCAAGTAGCTTGCCCCCAAATGTTTTCCCCACTAGTGGATTGAG GGTTTGTGCTGGATGCAAAACTCCAATTGGTCATGGACGGTTTCTCAGTTGTATGGACTCTGTTTGGCACCCCCAGTGCTTCAGGTGTCATGCTTGCGATAGACCAATATCAGAGTATGAG TTTGCTGTTCATGAAGACCATGCATACCACAGGTCCTGCTACAAGGAGCGTTTCCATCCTAAATGTGATGTTTGCAATAGCTTT ATTCCCACAAATAAAAATGGCCTCATTGAGTACCGGGCCCATCCTTTCTGGATGCAGAAGTATTGCCCTTCCCATGAAAATGATGGTACACCTAGGTGCTGCAGTTGTGAGCGAATGGAG CCAAAGCATAGTCAATATATAACATTAGATGATGGCCGAAGACTCTGCTTGGAGTGTCTGCATACTGCAATTATGGACACCAATGAGTGCCAGCCACTATACATTGATATTCAAGAATTCTACGAGGGTATGAACATGAAAGTAGAACAACAAGTTCCCTTGCTTTTGGTTGAGCGTCAAGCTTTAAATGAAGCTATGGAAGCAGAGAAAATG GGACACCACCTTCCTGAAACCAGAGGTCTCTGCCTATCTGAAGAACAGATTGTCAGAACT ATATTAAAAAGACCAATAATTGGACCAGGCAACAAAATCATAGATATGATCACAGGACCTTACAAACTCGTTCGGCTGTGTGAAGTGACTGCAATTCTTATACTGTACGGGTTGCCAAG GCTGCTAACTGGCTCAATTCTAGCTCATGAGATGATGCATGCCTACCTCCGACTTAAAG GATACCGAACCCTGAGTCCAGAGGTTGAAGAAGGCATCTGTCAGGTTCTAGCTCATCTGTGGCTTGAGTCAGAAATCACATCAGGTTCTGCTAGCATGGCAACCACTTCAGCAGGGTCATCATCCTCTTCAACATCCTCGTCAAAAAAAGGTGCAAAGACAGAATTTGAAAAGAGACTTGGCGAGTTTTTCAAGCACCAGATTGAGACAGATTCTTCCGGGGCCTACGGAGATGGGTTTCGAGCAGGCATGCGAGCCGTTGAGCGGTATGGCTTGAGAAGTACCCTTGATCATATCAAGCTGACGGGGTCTTTTCCGTACTGA
- the LOC120650326 gene encoding type IV inositol polyphosphate 5-phosphatase 11-like has translation MGNCSSFTLPTWRSQLQRNSLVSIDEGGTHDGIKTIPIQKACEFTTNSVLCVCIITWNMNGKMSVEDITKLVRSSRKFDLLVVGLQEAPKCDVSQVLQETMADTHILLGQKSMQSLQMLLFGSKSSKKYIIEMKVDKHAVGGLGGMIGRKKGAVAMYINFSGIRMVFVSCHLAAHEHKVEKRNSEFQRISQSLFSKYGIPYAQSADITVWLGDLNYRLEGISSIPARKMIEENRQSKLRGKDQLLQEAEKGEVFNGYYEGTLTFKPTYKYDVGSSIYDTSHKIRVPSWTDRILFKVDHSSGMDAVLSSYESLDCVRSSDHKPVKAHLCLKVRSGDD, from the exons ATGGGCAACTGCAGCAGCTTTACTCTTCCAACATG GAGAAGCCAGCTACAGAGAAACAGCCTGGTTTCTATTGATGAGGGTGGAACTCACGATGGCATAAAGACAATTCCAATTCAGAAGGCTTGTGAATTCACCACTAACTCTGTGCTCTGTGTGTGTATCATTACTTGGAACATGAATGGCAAG ATGTCTGTGGAAGATATAACAAAATTGGTGAGATCCAGCAGAAAGTTTGATTTATTGGTTGTTGGACTGCAAGAGGCACCAAAATGTGATGTTTCACAAGTTCTGCAAGAAACTATGGCCGACACACACAT TCTATTAGGTCAGAAAAGCATGCAGTCTCTTCAGATGCTTCTTTTTGGATCAAAGAGTTCGAAGAAGTACATCATAG AGATGAAGGTGGACAAACATGCAGTTGGAGGTCTTGGGGGTATGATTGGGAGAAAGAAGGGAGCAGTGGCCATGTACATCAACTTCAGTGGGATCCGGATGGTTTTTGTATCCTGCCATCTTGCAG CTCATGAACACAAggtggagaagaggaactcAGAATTCCAGCGTATTTCACAGTCACTCTTCTCCAAGTATGGCATTCCATATGCCCAATCAGCCGATATAACAGTGTGGCTAGGTGATCTCAATTATAGACTCGAAGGAATAAGCTCGATACCTGCAAGGAAGATGATTGAGGAGAATCGTCAGAGT AAGCTAAGAGGCAAAGATCAACTTCTGCAAGAAGCTGAAAAGGGTGAAGTGTTCAATGGGTACTACGAAGGGACTCTGACGTTTAAGCCAACATACAAATACGATGTCGGAAGTAGCATCTACGATACGAGTCATAAG ATAAGAGTGCCTTCTTGGACAGACAGGATATTGTTCAAGGTCGACCATTCTTCAGGCATGGATGCAGTATTAAGCTCATATGAATCCCTCGATTGTGTTAGGAGCTCCGATCACAAGCCTGTGAAAGCTCATCTTTGTCTGAAAGTACGCAGTGGGGATGATTGA